One Primulina tabacum isolate GXHZ01 chromosome 10, ASM2559414v2, whole genome shotgun sequence DNA segment encodes these proteins:
- the LOC142506168 gene encoding LOW QUALITY PROTEIN: nicotinate phosphoribosyltransferase 2-like (The sequence of the model RefSeq protein was modified relative to this genomic sequence to represent the inferred CDS: deleted 1 base in 1 codon): MAAAAVYVANGSNEENKRAGGVDWPSNPMVTPLLTDLYQFTMAYAYWKAGKHQERAVFDLYFRRNPFGGEYTVFAGLEECIKLIANFRFTEDDISFIRSSLPPSCEVGFFDYLRNIDCSDVELYAVSEGFVVFPKIPLVRIEGPVAVVQLLETALVNLINYASLVATNAARHRFVAGKSKLLIEYGLRRAQGPDGGVGASKYCYMGGFDATSNVTAGKLYGIPLRGTLSHAFVSSFLSPDEISKKSLHSYDGSNVCQDFVSLAQAWLNKLKRSHILGGIFFETNRSELAAFTSYALAFPKNFVALVDTYDVMKSGIPNFCAVALALNDLGYKALGIRLDSGDLAYLSRESRLIFQAIEKELRVPNFGKVTITASNDLNEETIDALNKQGHEVDLFGIGTHLVTCYAQPALGVVFKLVEINNQPRIKISEDISKVSIPCKKRCYRLYGKEGYPLVDIMTKENEPPPKVGERILCRHPFTESKRAYVVPQRVEELMKCFWPGRSGKDREELLPIKQIREQCMKQLEQMRPDHMRRLNPTPYKVSVSAKLYDFIHFLWLNEAPVGELQ; the protein is encoded by the exons ATGGCGGCGGCGGCCGTGTATGTGGCGAATGGATCGAATGAGGAAAACAAGCGTGCCGGCGGCGTCGACTGGCCGTCCAATCCAATGGTGACGCCTCTGTTGACGGATCTATATCAGTTCACCATGGCCTACGCTTACTGGAAAGCCGGCAAGCACCAGGAACGTGCCGT GTTTGACCTGTATTTCCGAAGAAACCCTTTCGGCGGTGAATATACAGTTTTTGCTGGCCTAGAAGAGTGCATAAAGTTAATTGCTAACTTTAGATTTACAGAGGATGACATTTCTTTTATCCGATCATCCTTGCCTCCATCGTGTGAG GTTGGATTCTTTGATTACCTTCGAAACATAGATTGTTCCGATGTGGAGCTATACGCTGTTTCGGAAGGATTTGTTGTTTTTCCAAAAATACCGTTGGTGAGGATCGAAGGGCCTGTTGCT GTCGTTCAACTGCTCGAAACCGCACTTGTAAATCTTATAAACTATGCATCTTTAGTTGCTACAAATGCTGCAAGGCATCGTTTTGTTGCCGGGAAATCCAAACTTCTCATTGAATATGGCCTGCGACGGGCACAG GGTCCTGATGGTGGCGTAGGAGCATCAAAATATTGCTACATGGGCGGATTTGATGCCACAAG CAATGTTACTGCTGGAAAATTATATGGAATCCCACTCAGAGGAACACTTTCCCATGCCTTTGTCAGCTCCTTTTTG AGTCCTGATGAGATCTCCAAGAAATCACTCCATAGCTACGATGGCTCAAATGTATGT CAAGATTTTGTTAGTTTAGCGCAAGCGTGGTTAAATAAACTAAAG CGGTCACATATATTAGgtggaattttttttgaaacaaaTCGAAGTGAGTTAGCTGCTTTCACCTCATATGCGCTTGCCTTTCCCAAAAACTTTGTGGCCCTCGTCGACACATATGAT GTTATGAAAAGTGGTATTCCTAATTTTTGTGCAGTTGCTCTTGCTCTAAATGATTTGGG aTACAAGGCACTAGGTATCCGATTGGATTCTGGTGATCTTGCCTACCTTTCTCGTGAATCTAGATTGATCTTTCAGGCCATCGAGAAGGAATTAAGAGTGccaaattttggaaaagttaCAATCACAGCCAGTAATGATCTTAATGAAGAAACTATAGATGCTTTAAACAAACAG GGTCACGAAGTTGATTTATTTGGAATTGGCACTCATTTGGTTACTTGCTATGCTCAACCTGCTCTTGGTGTTGTTTTCAAGCTGGTTGAAATAAACAACCAGCCTCGCATCAAAATTTCGGAAGACATTTCAAAG GTCTCCATCCCATGCAAAAAACGATGCTACAGATTGTATGGGAAAGAAGGTTACCCTCTTGTCGACATTATGACAAAGGAAAATGAACCGCCTCCAAAG GTGGGTGAACGAATTTTATGTCGCCATCCATTTACTGAATCCAAGAGAGCATATGTTGTTCCACAGCGTGTAGAGGAGCTAATGAAGTGCTTTTGGCCTGGCAGATCAG GAAAAGATAGAGAAGAGTTGCTACCAATTAAACAGATTAGAGAACAGTGTATGAAACAACTGGAACAGATG